One segment of Acidianus sp. HS-5 DNA contains the following:
- a CDS encoding M1 family aminopeptidase, whose protein sequence is MIDRLGKNYVLKEHEIHYPENYDFKISHYVYFLEIYPEECKVKGKAIIEYEGKNLLLHARHFQIIKLTLNGEEAKYSYDGEKIVIQGEGKEAEIEYETKPVLGLTFKRLKDYVEVATTGEVDQARNWIPILDDPGVKTTTEFYITVRKPYIALSNGRLINQEDKGDATTFHWIMDKPHSPYLNSLAVGVFSKDEEEWEGIKIEDYLPKGHEEFFWNLSSVKKAMEFFSSYTGVKYPYCRYAQVVLFSMNGGMEYITSTHLTWRTLHDKVADKVYSSENLIAHELAHQWFGDLITTKDWPNIWLNEGFASYFEALYVEHEKGKEEFLYNLYSKWKGYQEEKERYTRPIVCRYYKWGDELFDRHTYNKGALFLHKLRNFLGDETFKKGIKEYLERFKYRSVDTEDFKKVMEEVSGKDLTFLFDQLVYSAFNPVIGVEDGKIKTDVEVDVKVGKDIKKIKPKEDIFTADYVCVDPNFTSLAEVEDKQSEEALIRESNDEELICRIRAVTSLSRFSDFKAIQTLKERLENDFWGVSYEAAISLGKIKNEEALNALLLNHDNPKVMVGIVKALGEFKFNKKAEEFLLTLLDAESYHVRAEAISSLGKIGFTDAKEKILKHFEDESYVDIVPSAVIEALSYFADDESFKFVVDRGVRNEKETIRASAARNLWRFGDKSKEYLNFLVKDPSPIVRGATIKSLEELKMKDLLRAIVDNEDEELRNRSNALRILYKLG, encoded by the coding sequence ATGATAGACAGACTAGGTAAAAATTACGTACTAAAAGAACACGAAATTCACTATCCAGAAAACTACGACTTCAAGATTTCTCACTATGTATATTTCCTGGAAATTTATCCAGAAGAATGTAAAGTAAAGGGGAAAGCAATAATAGAGTATGAGGGGAAGAACTTACTATTACATGCTAGACACTTCCAGATTATCAAATTGACGTTGAACGGAGAGGAAGCAAAATACTCCTATGATGGTGAAAAAATAGTCATTCAAGGAGAAGGGAAAGAGGCAGAAATTGAGTATGAGACAAAACCAGTTCTGGGTCTCACATTTAAGAGGTTAAAGGATTACGTGGAAGTAGCTACTACCGGAGAAGTTGATCAAGCAAGGAACTGGATTCCAATACTTGACGATCCCGGGGTTAAAACTACTACTGAGTTTTACATTACTGTGAGAAAGCCTTACATTGCATTATCGAATGGAAGGTTAATAAACCAGGAAGATAAAGGTGATGCAACTACTTTCCACTGGATAATGGATAAACCTCACTCTCCTTACTTAAATAGCCTAGCTGTCGGAGTATTTTCAAAAGATGAAGAAGAGTGGGAAGGAATAAAAATAGAGGATTACCTCCCTAAGGGACATGAAGAATTCTTCTGGAACCTCTCCTCAGTAAAGAAGGCTATGGAATTCTTCTCTTCCTACACTGGAGTTAAATATCCTTATTGCAGGTATGCTCAAGTAGTACTATTCTCAATGAACGGAGGGATGGAGTACATTACTTCAACTCACTTAACTTGGAGGACTTTACACGATAAGGTTGCTGACAAAGTTTACTCTTCCGAGAATCTAATAGCCCACGAACTTGCACATCAATGGTTCGGAGATTTAATAACGACAAAGGACTGGCCAAATATCTGGTTAAACGAAGGTTTTGCGAGCTATTTTGAGGCTTTATATGTTGAACATGAGAAAGGTAAAGAAGAATTCCTTTACAACCTTTACAGCAAATGGAAGGGCTATCAAGAGGAGAAGGAAAGGTACACTAGACCAATAGTATGCCGTTATTATAAGTGGGGAGACGAACTGTTCGATAGGCATACATATAATAAGGGAGCACTCTTTCTACACAAGTTAAGGAACTTCTTAGGAGACGAAACCTTCAAGAAGGGAATAAAAGAGTATTTAGAGAGGTTTAAGTATCGCTCAGTTGATACTGAAGACTTCAAGAAAGTAATGGAGGAAGTTTCAGGGAAAGATTTAACTTTCCTCTTCGATCAGTTAGTTTATTCAGCCTTTAATCCAGTGATAGGAGTTGAAGACGGAAAGATAAAGACTGACGTGGAAGTTGATGTAAAAGTTGGAAAAGATATTAAGAAAATAAAACCAAAAGAGGACATATTTACTGCGGATTATGTATGCGTCGATCCAAATTTTACTTCATTAGCTGAGGTTGAAGACAAGCAGAGCGAAGAAGCCTTAATAAGAGAAAGTAATGACGAAGAGTTAATCTGCAGGATTAGGGCAGTTACATCTCTCTCAAGGTTTTCAGACTTCAAGGCTATACAAACGTTGAAAGAGAGGCTGGAAAACGATTTCTGGGGAGTATCTTATGAGGCTGCAATCTCGCTTGGCAAAATAAAGAATGAAGAAGCACTTAATGCTCTACTCCTAAACCATGATAACCCTAAAGTCATGGTAGGCATAGTAAAGGCTTTAGGAGAATTTAAGTTCAATAAAAAGGCTGAGGAATTCCTTTTAACTCTCTTAGATGCTGAAAGCTATCACGTTAGAGCTGAAGCCATTTCTAGTTTAGGTAAAATAGGATTTACTGACGCTAAGGAGAAGATACTGAAACATTTTGAGGACGAGAGCTATGTTGACATTGTACCTTCTGCAGTTATAGAGGCTTTAAGCTATTTTGCTGACGATGAGTCATTCAAGTTCGTAGTAGACCGTGGAGTGAGGAATGAAAAAGAGACCATAAGGGCAAGCGCTGCTAGAAATCTGTGGAGGTTTGGAGATAAGAGTAAGGAATACCTAAACTTCCTAGTTAAGGATCCATCGCCTATAGTCAGAGGTGCTACAATTAAATCTTTAGAGGAGTTAAAGATGAAGGATTTACTTAGAGCGATAGTTGATAATGAAGATGAAGAGCTGAGGAATAGGTCTAACGCTTTAAGGATCTTATATAAGCTAGGGTAA
- a CDS encoding ATP-binding protein, producing the protein MICNIPKVTVTTWNSNNVILVGPTYKQYLEKALNSIRNNDIASIIGQPGMGKTTILKKVQEDVKDALYMDLASKGEIEDEFWSKIDKGEISRKVLPKMDKKKYGYSFWKRLMGVKFEDWLHKLCGKYDDTLLKLYCLDYQKDFDGMIRAINDLKGIEHFSLLIDEVRENHIPKIHRLINAGLGIPVLMAIPTDVYSRISDLAIRRRLDESRISLDNALTSEDIKEIVDVYCHEISDDLLPIVISLWNGRELNTVSSILQFMKSEVEKFEKECSSSQNSIECVKEKLRESHSLKNPEEESKKLEKMIRDLLTSLTKEFQISYVHPRGKRVEVKGKYLTLGIFFIKDNNAYVGLVKLLNDDKNEDEEVKMLSLVEKVEHEKKEYAVEKRFIITNSQSLNVDPTIIKIELTTMEAIRILQGDTEILEEKLKEILTSFNAEEPSTAVVA; encoded by the coding sequence ATGATATGCAATATTCCTAAAGTAACTGTAACAACGTGGAACTCTAACAACGTAATCCTCGTAGGCCCCACTTATAAACAGTACTTGGAGAAGGCTCTAAACTCGATAAGAAACAATGACATTGCATCAATTATAGGACAGCCAGGGATGGGTAAGACTACTATCTTGAAGAAAGTTCAAGAAGACGTGAAAGACGCACTTTACATGGATTTAGCAAGTAAAGGAGAGATAGAGGATGAATTCTGGAGTAAAATAGATAAAGGAGAAATATCCAGAAAAGTCTTACCTAAAATGGATAAAAAGAAGTACGGTTACTCTTTCTGGAAAAGGCTAATGGGAGTAAAATTTGAGGATTGGCTACACAAGTTATGCGGAAAATATGACGATACTCTCCTTAAGTTATACTGCTTAGATTATCAGAAGGACTTTGACGGTATGATAAGGGCAATAAACGATTTGAAAGGGATTGAACATTTCTCTCTCCTTATAGACGAAGTGAGGGAAAATCACATTCCCAAAATTCACAGGCTTATAAACGCAGGTCTTGGAATTCCAGTTCTGATGGCAATACCTACAGACGTTTACAGTAGGATTTCAGACCTAGCAATAAGGAGGAGGCTCGACGAAAGCAGGATTTCTCTAGATAACGCACTAACCTCTGAAGATATTAAAGAAATAGTTGATGTTTACTGTCATGAAATTTCTGACGATTTATTACCTATAGTTATCTCGCTCTGGAACGGAAGGGAGTTAAACACTGTAAGTTCCATACTCCAATTCATGAAGTCTGAGGTCGAGAAATTTGAAAAGGAATGCTCCTCATCTCAGAACTCAATAGAATGTGTGAAAGAGAAGCTTAGAGAATCGCATAGCCTTAAGAATCCTGAAGAGGAGTCTAAGAAATTGGAGAAGATGATTAGGGATCTGTTAACTTCTCTAACTAAGGAATTCCAGATATCTTACGTCCATCCTAGAGGAAAGAGAGTTGAAGTAAAAGGGAAATACCTAACTTTGGGAATATTCTTCATTAAGGACAACAACGCTTACGTAGGCCTGGTAAAATTGTTGAACGACGATAAAAATGAAGATGAGGAAGTAAAGATGCTTTCACTAGTGGAGAAAGTAGAACATGAGAAAAAAGAATATGCTGTTGAGAAGAGGTTCATAATAACTAATTCCCAAAGTCTGAACGTTGATCCTACAATAATTAAAATAGAGTTAACCACTATGGAGGCAATAAGGATACTTCAAGGAGATACCGAAATTCTTGAGGAGAAATTAAAAGAAATACTTACTTCGTTTAATGCTGAGGAGCCTTCAACTGCTGTTGTAGCTTAG
- a CDS encoding PaREP1 family protein gives MKVEIPDSVYKFIEDLGKDVSETLVDAFLLSLEREDRVRLYVELSEDYERKANDGETCWKALSYIFKAFAELEGMEISSYQDYYNLAEYLSFKENNPDIVKYFLNAEKLHAEFHPRPQDGETLKVRMEYCKKLVGLVKSKLQQQLKAPQH, from the coding sequence ATGAAAGTAGAAATTCCCGATTCGGTCTATAAATTCATTGAGGACTTAGGAAAGGATGTCTCGGAGACGTTAGTCGATGCGTTTTTATTGAGTTTGGAAAGAGAAGATAGAGTAAGGCTTTACGTAGAATTAAGCGAGGATTATGAGAGGAAAGCTAATGATGGGGAAACTTGCTGGAAGGCTTTATCTTATATTTTTAAGGCTTTTGCTGAATTAGAGGGAATGGAAATTTCTTCTTACCAGGATTACTATAACCTTGCTGAATATCTATCTTTTAAGGAAAATAATCCCGATATTGTTAAGTATTTTTTAAATGCAGAGAAACTTCACGCGGAATTTCATCCTAGACCTCAGGACGGAGAGACACTAAAAGTTAGGATGGAATATTGTAAAAAACTTGTGGGACTTGTTAAATCTAAGCTACAACAGCAGTTGAAGGCTCCTCAGCATTAA
- a CDS encoding ATP-binding protein, translated as MDREKILKALVDWNFWYKEQFTGYPREYAKQVLDIMKSGFVADVVGVKRSGKSTIFNQVISHLIKEEKVDSFLTLLINFEDSRLGEVDEADKLFELLQIYREETGAKGKPYIFLDEVQRVKGWEGFVRSLIDRKEAYVAVSGSTSVINKGRVREVLAGRHISVEVLPLSFSEYLKFNGIKVEKEIDFIAKEEEIKRLFLEFLKFGGFPSVVNSEMKDKILLNLYEDIINKDVIGACRIRQEERLKNLSLFYVSNVGNRVSFRKISRSLNIPLNTVERFTSCLTDSMLIYFVPPLSPSLKEMVKGEKKVYSVDQGLSNVVGYKLNESLGSLLEGAVYLELRRRYVGNSIFYYRGKNEVDFVIKENDKVRYAYQVTFTLNDEREIKGLKELEKKGKTVVEKFIITFDDEEREVEGIKVVKAWKWMLSSFYY; from the coding sequence GTGGATAGGGAGAAAATACTGAAGGCATTAGTAGACTGGAACTTCTGGTATAAAGAACAATTCACTGGTTATCCTAGGGAATACGCTAAACAAGTTTTGGATATAATGAAGTCCGGGTTTGTTGCTGATGTTGTTGGAGTTAAGAGGAGCGGTAAATCTACAATATTCAACCAAGTTATTTCTCACCTAATAAAGGAAGAGAAAGTAGACTCTTTCCTAACTCTCTTGATCAACTTTGAAGACTCACGCCTTGGTGAAGTTGATGAAGCTGATAAGCTTTTTGAACTCCTTCAAATATACCGAGAGGAAACTGGAGCAAAAGGTAAGCCTTACATTTTCCTAGATGAGGTGCAGAGAGTTAAAGGCTGGGAAGGGTTTGTTAGGTCTTTAATAGACAGAAAGGAAGCTTACGTGGCAGTTTCAGGCTCAACTTCTGTCATTAATAAAGGAAGAGTTAGGGAAGTCTTAGCAGGAAGACACATTTCTGTTGAAGTCCTTCCTTTATCGTTTTCTGAGTACTTAAAGTTTAATGGAATAAAGGTGGAAAAGGAAATTGATTTCATAGCTAAGGAAGAAGAAATCAAAAGGCTTTTTCTTGAGTTCTTAAAATTCGGAGGATTTCCTTCTGTAGTAAACAGTGAAATGAAGGATAAGATACTTCTCAATCTTTACGAGGATATAATAAACAAAGATGTAATAGGCGCTTGCAGGATAAGGCAGGAGGAGAGACTGAAGAACCTCTCTCTATTTTACGTCTCTAACGTGGGGAATAGGGTATCATTTAGGAAGATCTCCAGGTCATTAAATATCCCGCTTAATACTGTAGAAAGGTTTACTTCCTGTCTTACAGATTCAATGCTTATCTATTTTGTCCCTCCGTTATCTCCTTCTCTGAAAGAGATGGTGAAGGGAGAGAAGAAAGTATATTCCGTTGATCAAGGCTTATCAAACGTTGTAGGTTACAAACTGAATGAAAGTCTGGGCTCTTTACTTGAGGGTGCAGTTTACTTAGAGCTTAGGAGAAGGTACGTAGGAAATTCAATATTTTATTATCGCGGAAAAAACGAAGTAGATTTTGTAATTAAAGAAAACGATAAGGTACGTTATGCTTATCAAGTTACTTTTACTCTAAATGATGAGAGAGAAATTAAAGGGTTGAAAGAGCTTGAAAAGAAGGGAAAGACTGTGGTGGAGAAATTCATAATAACTTTCGATGATGAGGAGAGAGAAGTTGAAGGGATAAAAGTTGTGAAAGCGTGGAAGTGGATGCTCTCTTCTTTTTATTATTAG